In Leptodesmis sichuanensis A121, the following are encoded in one genomic region:
- a CDS encoding helix-turn-helix transcriptional regulator has product MPNSFPATQPTAPTVSPFLLQGVLEGLTDGILILSEQGEWIYHNYYAYCICQRLHQGSGDTKEEVPEVIWRNCEALLESRTLFPDQPVVIESEVTLNPSDVYRIRVRWLTLEDSSRPYLAVLLEDRRQSMQSRAIAEAILYDLTPRQADVWLLRRAGFSYQQIAMELYITLNTVKRHLKDIRLKQKLAIEAEASSCRSSG; this is encoded by the coding sequence ATGCCGAACTCATTCCCAGCGACCCAACCCACTGCCCCCACCGTTAGCCCTTTTTTGCTGCAAGGTGTGCTCGAAGGTCTGACGGATGGCATCTTGATTCTGTCGGAACAGGGGGAATGGATTTATCACAACTATTACGCCTATTGCATCTGCCAGCGGTTGCATCAGGGAAGTGGGGATACTAAAGAAGAAGTTCCAGAGGTGATCTGGCGTAATTGTGAAGCGCTGCTGGAAAGTCGTACCCTCTTCCCCGATCAACCTGTCGTAATTGAATCGGAAGTGACTTTAAATCCCTCAGATGTATACCGGATCCGGGTGCGCTGGTTAACCCTGGAAGATTCCAGTCGTCCTTATCTGGCTGTGCTGCTGGAAGATCGTCGCCAATCGATGCAAAGCCGCGCGATCGCAGAAGCGATTTTGTACGATCTCACGCCCCGGCAGGCCGATGTCTGGTTGCTACGGCGGGCCGGATTCAGCTATCAGCAAATTGCGATGGAGCTGTACATCACCCTCAATACTGTGAAACGCCACCTGAAGGACATTCGGTTAAAGCAGAAACTGGCGATCGAAGCGGAGGCTTCATCCTGCCGCTCTTCCGGGTAG
- a CDS encoding response regulator transcription factor yields MEQPTPEPKRLQILVVDDHEVVLGGTIDLLQRQYPQATILTAQTVEQALQQVAAQQPDLVVLDLSLPETTGSMAQTEVGVQLLKTLMRQYPTLNLIVQSTFVKALVRIKPEIDQHKGGFTVADKSLSSKEMLTRVDWALNGITHTKDIRPGRTLEIKPDWITVLKLAFHEGLQDRAIAKRMQVSERTVRHYWTKIQDVLEVYPEEDKQDGKNIRIQTEIRAREEGLID; encoded by the coding sequence ATGGAGCAACCCACACCCGAACCGAAAAGGCTGCAAATTTTAGTGGTGGATGATCATGAAGTTGTCCTGGGAGGCACGATCGACCTGTTACAGCGGCAGTATCCCCAGGCCACAATTCTGACGGCCCAGACGGTAGAACAGGCATTACAGCAAGTGGCAGCCCAGCAACCGGATCTGGTGGTACTAGATCTATCCTTACCCGAAACGACGGGAAGCATGGCCCAGACTGAAGTGGGCGTGCAACTGTTGAAAACCTTGATGCGCCAGTATCCCACCCTGAATTTGATTGTGCAAAGTACGTTTGTCAAAGCGCTGGTCAGAATTAAGCCGGAAATTGACCAGCACAAAGGTGGCTTTACGGTGGCGGATAAAAGCTTATCCAGTAAGGAAATGCTGACGCGAGTAGATTGGGCACTCAATGGCATTACTCACACTAAAGACATTCGACCGGGGCGCACCCTGGAAATCAAACCGGATTGGATTACAGTACTCAAGCTAGCTTTTCATGAGGGGTTGCAAGATCGGGCGATCGCCAAACGGATGCAAGTCTCAGAACGCACAGTACGGCACTACTGGACTAAAATTCAAGATGTGCTGGAGGTGTACCCGGAAGAAGACAAGCAGGACGGTAAAAACATTCGCATCCAGACAGAAATCCGGGCCAGAGAAGAAGGGCTAATCGACTGA
- a CDS encoding sensor histidine kinase, protein MYRKIWNRFKATVSFWQIWALPGAVVIGLVVAARLTGSLQGLEWFALDAYLRLRPPEPEDDRIVLVGLDTADLEKIGYPIPETALVNLLNTLQTYRPAVIGLHIFQSQIARSQNTNLFTALNRPQNVVVMEKIFPASDQIPPPLGFPESQVGFADIVPDSDNHLRRAMLGAYDPINSQVYKRSLIIRLAETYLVSRDPTLTLQNGIRDREAMRFGATEIPRLFSSSGGYVGAETGEPQTLLNFRTGAQPFRMLSLSQIQAKQFDPGWLRDRIVLVGITDPTIRPNIDTAATSPTNSLQIQAHSISQIISAVQNQRLLLDTWTDPWEYLWIVAWGGLAILLGHSNLAPRTKLLILALMQAGLLLGGYLLLLLLGWWIPIVPVTLVWLLIGIGYTAFYKYDWVLRSRLRENQRLIAERQRTLEQTFNVIHNGPLQTLASLLRRMRDTPLPQAQILTILEGLNAELRGLGDHLKQEILTQEESLYLRGGLKLNLNVPLHELFYEVYCNTLEQSELSQFKTLKVACHFDSIAPFTLPPEPRRELCRFLEEALCNIGKHAEGATHLVVSGTLNNNWYTLQVTDDGPGLQSPVEGEGTKYAKKLALHLKGRFKRESLSPKGTLCELKFPLTRRPTS, encoded by the coding sequence GTGTATCGCAAGATCTGGAATCGCTTCAAGGCAACCGTTTCCTTCTGGCAGATCTGGGCACTGCCGGGAGCGGTAGTGATTGGGCTGGTAGTGGCGGCCCGCCTCACGGGTTCCCTGCAGGGACTGGAGTGGTTTGCGCTGGATGCTTACCTGCGATTACGGCCACCCGAACCGGAGGATGACCGGATTGTGCTGGTGGGACTGGATACGGCAGATCTAGAAAAAATTGGCTATCCCATTCCCGAAACTGCTCTGGTAAATCTGCTCAATACCTTGCAAACCTACCGCCCTGCCGTGATTGGTCTGCATATCTTTCAAAGCCAAATCGCCCGATCGCAAAATACCAACCTATTTACAGCCCTGAACCGTCCTCAGAACGTAGTGGTGATGGAAAAAATCTTCCCTGCGTCCGATCAAATCCCGCCACCCTTAGGTTTTCCTGAATCGCAAGTGGGCTTTGCGGATATTGTGCCCGATAGTGATAATCACCTCAGACGGGCGATGCTGGGAGCCTACGATCCGATTAACTCCCAGGTCTACAAACGATCGCTGATTATTCGTCTGGCAGAAACCTATTTAGTCTCTCGCGATCCAACCCTAACCTTACAGAACGGGATACGCGATCGGGAGGCCATGCGGTTTGGTGCCACTGAAATTCCCCGATTGTTTTCCTCGTCAGGAGGGTATGTGGGAGCAGAAACAGGTGAACCTCAAACCCTGCTCAATTTTCGCACGGGTGCTCAGCCCTTCCGAATGCTCTCGCTCAGCCAAATTCAGGCCAAGCAATTTGATCCAGGTTGGTTACGCGATCGCATTGTCCTGGTGGGCATTACGGATCCCACAATTCGTCCCAACATTGACACAGCGGCCACCAGTCCCACCAACTCCTTGCAGATTCAGGCCCATTCCATTAGTCAAATCATCAGCGCGGTACAGAATCAGCGCCTGCTCCTGGATACCTGGACAGATCCCTGGGAGTATTTGTGGATCGTGGCCTGGGGCGGCTTGGCGATTCTGCTTGGTCACAGCAATCTAGCTCCCAGGACGAAACTGCTAATTCTGGCCCTGATGCAGGCGGGGTTGCTGCTTGGTGGCTATCTCCTATTACTGCTCCTGGGCTGGTGGATCCCGATCGTTCCAGTCACGCTGGTCTGGTTGCTGATTGGCATTGGCTACACCGCGTTTTACAAATACGATTGGGTGTTGCGATCGCGATTGCGGGAAAATCAACGCCTGATTGCCGAACGGCAACGCACCCTGGAACAAACCTTTAACGTCATTCACAATGGCCCGTTGCAAACACTAGCCAGTCTGCTCCGCCGTATGCGAGACACCCCCCTGCCCCAGGCGCAAATTCTCACGATTCTGGAAGGGTTAAATGCGGAACTGCGAGGATTGGGGGATCACCTGAAGCAGGAAATTTTGACCCAGGAAGAAAGCCTATATCTGCGGGGCGGACTCAAGCTAAATCTCAATGTGCCGCTGCATGAATTGTTCTACGAGGTCTACTGCAATACCCTGGAGCAATCCGAGCTTTCCCAATTCAAGACCTTGAAGGTGGCCTGCCATTTTGATTCGATCGCACCCTTCACCCTGCCCCCTGAGCCACGACGGGAACTATGCCGCTTTTTGGAAGAAGCCCTGTGCAACATCGGGAAACATGCGGAGGGCGCAACTCATCTGGTTGTTTCCGGGACGCTCAACAACAACTGGTATACCTTGCAAGTCACGGATGATGGGCCGGGATTACAGTCCCCGGTGGAGGGAGAGGGCACAAAATATGCCAAAAAACTGGCCTTGCATCTCAAGGGACGCTTTAAGCGGGAATCCCTCTCTCCTAAAGGCACCCTCTGTGAATTAAAATTTCCCTTGACCCGCCGCCCCACCTCGTAG
- a CDS encoding thioredoxin family protein, whose product MTEKSSDSTAKGQEVTSHQGASRLRNFAIALVAILLSTALFLGLKTETAPGLLTAMAEASVPLETALSNGKPTLMEFYANWCTSCQAMAPELQTLKQSYHDRVNFVMLNVDNSKWLPEILKYQVDGIPHFVFLNQTGEAIAQAIGEQPTSILEANLVALSSNSPLPYAEATGQTSAFSPPVTPETASKTDPRSHGSQVQS is encoded by the coding sequence ATGACTGAAAAATCTTCTGACTCAACGGCTAAAGGGCAAGAGGTTACATCGCATCAAGGGGCTTCTCGGTTAAGGAATTTTGCGATCGCGCTGGTGGCTATCCTCCTCAGTACCGCCCTCTTTTTGGGATTGAAAACGGAAACAGCACCGGGACTGTTGACGGCAATGGCAGAAGCATCGGTGCCTCTGGAAACAGCCCTCAGCAATGGCAAACCCACGTTAATGGAGTTCTATGCCAACTGGTGTACGAGTTGTCAGGCCATGGCTCCAGAGTTGCAAACGTTGAAACAGAGCTACCACGATCGGGTCAATTTTGTGATGCTGAATGTGGACAACAGCAAATGGTTACCCGAAATTCTCAAGTATCAGGTCGATGGCATTCCCCATTTTGTGTTTTTGAATCAGACAGGCGAAGCGATCGCACAGGCGATCGGTGAACAACCCACCTCGATCCTGGAAGCGAATTTGGTTGCTCTGTCCAGCAATTCTCCCCTCCCCTATGCAGAAGCAACTGGACAAACCTCCGCTTTCTCGCCTCCTGTCACTCCAGAAACAGCCAGTAAAACTGATCCCCGCAGTCACGGCAGCCAGGTGCAATCCTAA
- a CDS encoding type IV pilin-like G/H family protein, whose protein sequence is MKTEFKAKLLNHLIQRKKDDKGFTLIELLVVIIIIGILAAIALPAFLNQANKAKQSEAKTYVGSMNRGQQAYYLEKTAFVIDDKDFGKLGLGVATQTENYKYQVKDGGGGSAVINLGIVRTDVNAKPPLKAYVGGVSLATVQSTSEATTLARLFEADQAVGVGGTNADAVSMNFTQNDGPQTPDGFSDLGGSK, encoded by the coding sequence ATGAAGACTGAATTCAAGGCTAAGTTACTGAACCATTTGATCCAGCGTAAAAAAGACGACAAAGGGTTCACCCTGATCGAACTGCTGGTTGTAATTATCATTATCGGGATTCTGGCTGCGATCGCGCTACCTGCTTTCTTAAACCAGGCGAACAAAGCGAAGCAATCTGAAGCTAAGACCTATGTTGGTTCGATGAACCGGGGACAACAAGCTTACTACCTGGAAAAAACTGCCTTTGTAATTGACGATAAGGACTTTGGCAAACTGGGCCTGGGCGTTGCCACTCAAACTGAGAATTACAAATATCAGGTCAAAGATGGCGGCGGCGGTTCTGCGGTCATTAATCTGGGTATTGTTAGAACGGATGTCAATGCTAAGCCACCTCTGAAAGCCTACGTGGGCGGTGTGAGTCTGGCAACTGTTCAGTCAACCAGCGAAGCCACAACCCTGGCACGTCTGTTTGAAGCGGATCAAGCGGTTGGGGTTGGTGGTACCAATGCCGATGCTGTCAGCATGAACTTCACCCAAAATGATGGGCCTCAAACCCCTGATGGCTTCTCTGATTTGGGTGGTTCTAAGTAA
- a CDS encoding Uma2 family endonuclease → MVQLQPLTQPDRIYPDSDGRPMADNTKQFEWIVLIKKNLDWLLMEQPNVFVAGDLLWYPVEGNPKIRTAPDVLVVFGRPKGDRGSYKQWEEDGIPPQVVFEILSPNNTQIEMGKKLLFYDRYGVEEYYLYDPDTNQLGGWLRVEGYLEAIEPIAKWVSPRLGIQFDDEQAPLQIYRPDGQPFLTYVEVAQRLEQEREEKEQALQQLAIVQEKSDRMAQRLRELGIDPEQI, encoded by the coding sequence ATGGTACAGCTTCAACCCCTTACTCAACCCGATCGGATCTACCCTGACAGCGATGGCAGGCCAATGGCAGACAATACTAAGCAATTTGAGTGGATTGTCTTAATTAAGAAGAATTTAGATTGGCTGTTGATGGAGCAACCCAATGTCTTCGTGGCGGGGGATTTGCTCTGGTATCCCGTGGAAGGAAATCCTAAAATCCGTACTGCTCCCGATGTTTTGGTTGTGTTTGGCAGACCTAAAGGGGATCGTGGTTCCTATAAGCAATGGGAAGAAGACGGGATTCCTCCGCAAGTGGTCTTTGAAATTCTTTCTCCGAACAATACCCAGATAGAAATGGGAAAAAAACTGCTATTTTACGATCGTTACGGAGTTGAGGAGTACTACCTGTATGACCCCGACACCAATCAGTTAGGGGGATGGCTCCGGGTAGAGGGCTATTTAGAGGCAATTGAACCGATCGCAAAATGGGTCAGCCCACGACTTGGGATCCAGTTTGATGATGAGCAAGCTCCTTTGCAAATTTACCGTCCTGATGGGCAACCGTTTCTGACCTATGTAGAAGTTGCCCAACGCCTGGAACAGGAACGAGAAGAAAAAGAGCAAGCGCTACAGCAATTGGCAATTGTTCAAGAAAAGAGCGATCGCATGGCTCAACGCCTCCGCGAATTAGGCATCGACCCAGAGCAGATATGA
- a CDS encoding GAF domain-containing protein: MVQQKEPNTYEKQLVALGRVLQTLREEEDSDVLVNAIINYLHTEFDYALIWIGLYDRLEHRLFGKGGITPNGDLSFLKQRFTLNPGDILEQVVIQQRPVAVPDLRAEQRISDWRKIAQKFDIQGTVVFPIRYRDRCYGVTLMGSTGWGVAPRTDEKVRLSIILGEFAAALYKIEMEWQRQQTKHPDEPLLEILAKLRSLTGLGPRLEAVVTHTHEFIQATRTSIYWYERERRYFWRRVGNRPKNTGFIEMNQPASGITVQEVSGFYQALAADQLVAIGEAHSSLKADTTTRLMQQIRARSLLAAPILFQSELMGFLAVEGTEPRIWSEGEKKFLRGAAQMLALTIPVDEMETTIERIQQDRELTAEIARSIYDQEDWKATFKQTAEQLCKRLKTERFLVLMYDDNRGEFEICYQNFPSNRRPLTSPLAAFSDSDLKWVQDSKTAIGIENLESEQNLSGWRDRWLEMGVRSVILCHTSIGHPLEGLVVIGHEAPRSWQRTELELVRIVSQQVGFILHQWQLHRQAEQQHKIQQAMQWGIKAIQRTYQVPLLEQATLQHITQVLQAPLAVLVHWQPGQSTGQVLSSPPPNDRFAVNSDLAIPLHTDLLIRWALESEGAFSLTVKEIPGNSRQWLYGSGIGELLVVALRTAPQQEPTGVVIVADEVGRHWAEWHLQALNLLVNQFAWARRSLALTEQLISQRLKLEQLAWYKHRRLEETQRTVLAGLKRLDELGNPKEPLFSTRYQQIVRSLHDAIASLNQVIQEEQWQIRPYPANLSLITLLKRALERVDPIIKERQLWSQVHDETNLLISGDILKIELVLYELLSIACQRSVPGSRIDLWCRQIDTRWLELCITDTGHIEPHLLQELEAGRPDWLVPSILDHPPGLHLLVCQSVMKAIGGQFNLYKLDDGRNMSRLVLPIASNSSATRSG, translated from the coding sequence ATGGTTCAGCAAAAGGAGCCAAATACCTACGAAAAGCAGTTAGTTGCTTTAGGCCGAGTCTTGCAAACCTTGCGGGAAGAGGAAGATTCTGATGTGCTGGTCAATGCAATCATCAACTATCTGCATACTGAGTTTGATTACGCCCTGATCTGGATTGGGTTGTACGATCGCCTGGAGCATCGCCTGTTTGGAAAAGGCGGAATCACACCCAATGGCGATTTGTCCTTCCTCAAGCAACGGTTTACCCTGAATCCGGGAGACATTCTGGAACAAGTGGTGATTCAGCAGCGACCCGTTGCCGTACCAGACCTGCGGGCAGAACAGCGGATTAGCGACTGGCGCAAGATTGCCCAGAAGTTTGACATTCAGGGTACTGTTGTATTTCCGATTCGCTATCGCGATCGCTGCTACGGAGTCACCTTAATGGGATCCACGGGGTGGGGCGTGGCTCCGCGTACCGACGAAAAAGTTCGCCTTTCGATCATTCTGGGCGAGTTTGCCGCTGCCCTGTACAAAATTGAAATGGAGTGGCAACGGCAACAAACCAAGCATCCCGACGAACCGCTGTTAGAGATCCTGGCGAAGTTGCGATCGCTCACAGGTTTAGGCCCGCGCCTGGAAGCCGTGGTTACCCATACGCACGAATTTATTCAGGCAACCCGTACTAGCATTTACTGGTATGAACGAGAGCGCCGCTACTTTTGGCGACGGGTGGGCAACCGCCCAAAAAACACGGGGTTCATAGAAATGAACCAACCCGCCTCTGGCATTACCGTCCAGGAGGTGAGTGGGTTTTATCAAGCACTGGCGGCTGATCAACTGGTGGCCATTGGGGAAGCCCACAGTTCCCTGAAGGCCGACACTACCACTCGCTTGATGCAACAAATTCGGGCACGATCGCTGCTGGCCGCACCCATTTTGTTTCAGAGCGAATTAATGGGATTTCTGGCGGTTGAAGGAACGGAACCCCGGATTTGGAGTGAGGGGGAGAAAAAATTCCTGCGAGGAGCGGCGCAAATGCTGGCCCTGACGATTCCTGTGGATGAAATGGAAACGACGATCGAACGCATCCAGCAGGATCGGGAATTAACGGCTGAAATTGCCCGCTCCATCTACGACCAGGAGGATTGGAAAGCCACTTTCAAGCAAACGGCTGAGCAACTATGTAAGCGCTTGAAGACTGAGCGATTTCTGGTACTGATGTATGACGATAATCGGGGAGAGTTTGAGATTTGCTACCAAAACTTTCCCAGCAACCGCCGTCCCCTGACTTCTCCCCTGGCGGCATTCAGTGACTCTGATTTGAAGTGGGTGCAGGACAGCAAAACGGCGATCGGCATCGAAAATCTGGAGAGTGAGCAAAACCTATCAGGCTGGCGCGATCGCTGGCTGGAAATGGGGGTGCGATCGGTGATTTTGTGCCATACCTCAATTGGGCATCCCCTGGAAGGACTGGTGGTAATTGGGCATGAAGCTCCCCGCAGTTGGCAGCGGACGGAACTGGAACTGGTACGAATTGTCAGCCAGCAGGTGGGATTCATCTTGCACCAGTGGCAACTGCATCGCCAAGCCGAACAACAGCACAAGATTCAACAGGCTATGCAGTGGGGAATCAAAGCGATTCAGCGCACCTATCAGGTTCCCCTCCTGGAACAAGCTACCCTGCAACACATTACTCAGGTTTTACAAGCTCCTCTGGCCGTTCTGGTACATTGGCAACCTGGACAAAGCACAGGGCAGGTACTCAGCTCTCCGCCCCCCAATGACCGCTTTGCCGTTAATTCAGACCTGGCCATTCCCCTGCATACGGATTTATTGATTCGCTGGGCCTTAGAGAGCGAGGGTGCTTTTTCCCTGACTGTGAAAGAAATTCCAGGCAATAGTCGCCAGTGGCTCTATGGTTCTGGCATTGGTGAGCTACTGGTGGTGGCATTGCGAACAGCCCCCCAACAGGAACCCACTGGAGTGGTCATTGTGGCGGACGAAGTAGGACGGCACTGGGCAGAATGGCACTTGCAAGCCTTGAATTTGCTGGTCAATCAGTTTGCCTGGGCACGTCGCTCCCTGGCTCTTACTGAACAACTGATTAGCCAACGCCTCAAACTGGAACAACTGGCCTGGTACAAACATCGTCGCTTGGAGGAAACCCAACGCACCGTGCTGGCTGGATTAAAGCGGTTAGATGAATTGGGAAATCCCAAAGAGCCATTGTTTTCTACCCGCTATCAGCAGATCGTCCGATCGCTGCACGACGCGATCGCCTCCCTGAATCAAGTCATTCAGGAAGAACAGTGGCAGATCCGCCCCTATCCCGCCAATTTGTCCTTAATTACCTTATTGAAACGGGCACTGGAACGAGTGGATCCCATCATTAAAGAACGGCAGTTGTGGTCGCAGGTGCATGATGAAACCAATCTGCTCATCAGCGGTGACATTCTCAAAATTGAACTGGTGCTGTATGAACTACTTAGCATTGCCTGTCAACGGTCTGTTCCTGGAAGCAGAATCGATCTCTGGTGTCGTCAAATTGATACGCGCTGGCTTGAGTTGTGCATTACCGATACCGGACACATTGAACCGCACCTGCTGCAAGAACTGGAAGCCGGTCGGCCCGATTGGCTGGTTCCTTCCATCCTGGATCATCCTCCTGGTTTACATCTGCTGGTTTGCCAGTCGGTGATGAAAGCGATCGGTGGACAATTCAACCTTTACAAACTGGATGATGGCCGTAACATGAGCCGTTTAGTCTTACCCATTGCTTCCAATTCCAGCGCTACACGTTCGGGCTGA
- a CDS encoding quinone-dependent dihydroorotate dehydrogenase yields the protein MDIYQALFRPILFSGIKADPEWLHQQSFRVLGWLDQTDHSQFSHWLRAQLHRTYCLDNPRLQQSLWNITFANPLGLAAGFDKDGVASGLWADFGFGFAELGTVTFYPQPGNPRPRLFRLLPDRAVLNRMGFNNQGAAVMAERLRKRWGQRGNGGGDAGDREGKGDATEPATCSSSPSFLSSPPASSSPSSPPPSPSSFPLGINLGKSKITPLEEAAQDYLNSFRLLQEWGDYFVVNVSSPNTPGLRSLQDKAQLAPILQALQQENTAQKPLLVKIAPDLEWQAIADVLELAQEYHLAGIIATNTTIRREGLKTQIIEQTGKPVTEEAGGISGAPIRARSTEVIRFIYKETQGQLPIIGVGGIFTAADAWEKITAGASLIQVYTGWIYEGPWMVRRILQGLLQKLDAEGLESIQQAVGKGN from the coding sequence ATGGATATTTATCAAGCGCTATTTCGCCCAATTTTATTTTCTGGCATCAAAGCTGATCCAGAGTGGTTACATCAACAAAGCTTTAGAGTACTCGGCTGGTTAGATCAAACTGATCACAGTCAATTCAGCCACTGGTTACGGGCGCAACTTCACCGCACCTACTGCCTGGACAATCCCCGCCTACAGCAATCCTTGTGGAACATTACCTTTGCTAATCCTCTCGGTCTGGCTGCCGGATTTGACAAAGATGGGGTAGCTTCTGGCCTCTGGGCTGATTTTGGCTTTGGCTTTGCTGAACTGGGCACCGTTACCTTCTACCCCCAACCCGGCAATCCCCGTCCCCGCTTGTTTCGCTTGCTGCCCGATCGGGCCGTCCTGAATCGCATGGGATTTAACAACCAGGGCGCAGCAGTGATGGCAGAGAGGTTGAGGAAGAGATGGGGGCAAAGGGGAAATGGGGGAGGAGATGCAGGAGATAGAGAAGGTAAGGGAGATGCAACAGAGCCAGCCACTTGCTCATCTTCCCCGTCTTTCCTATCTTCTCCACCTGCCTCATCCTCCCCATCCTCCCCACCGCCCTCACCCTCTTCCTTCCCGCTGGGGATCAACCTGGGCAAATCCAAAATCACGCCTCTGGAGGAAGCAGCCCAGGATTATCTGAATAGTTTTCGCCTGCTGCAGGAGTGGGGCGATTATTTTGTGGTCAATGTCAGTTCGCCCAACACGCCGGGATTACGATCGCTGCAGGACAAAGCTCAATTAGCTCCCATTCTGCAAGCCTTACAGCAGGAAAACACAGCGCAAAAGCCGCTGCTGGTGAAAATTGCGCCCGATTTGGAGTGGCAGGCGATCGCCGATGTGCTGGAACTGGCACAGGAGTATCATCTGGCCGGGATCATTGCCACCAACACCACCATTCGGCGAGAGGGTCTGAAAACTCAGATCATTGAGCAGACGGGCAAGCCTGTGACCGAGGAAGCGGGTGGCATCAGTGGTGCTCCGATAAGAGCGCGATCGACAGAAGTGATTCGCTTCATCTACAAAGAAACCCAGGGCCAGCTTCCGATTATCGGCGTTGGTGGTATTTTCACGGCAGCAGATGCCTGGGAAAAAATCACCGCTGGAGCCAGCCTGATCCAGGTCTACACCGGCTGGATTTACGAAGGCCCCTGGATGGTACGGCGAATTCTTCAGGGGCTGCTGCAAAAGCTGGATGCCGAAGGGCTGGAGTCGATCCAGCAAGCGGTAGGAAAGGGGAATTAA
- the argB gene encoding acetylglutamate kinase — protein MTTYEIETTHQDAALRAQILSEALPYIQQFAGKTIVVKYGGAAMKDSILKDQVIRDVVFMSCVGLRPVLVHGGGPEINTWLDKLGIEAQFKNGLRVTDAPTMEVVEMVLVGRVNKEIVSLINQEGGSAVGICGKDGNLITARPSDAEGVGFVGEVQTVNTRLVEALVNSGHIPVISSVAADETGQPYNINADTVAGEIAAALGAEKLILLTDTAGILRDYKDRSTLIPRLDISDARRLIEEGVVSGGMIPKVNCCVRSLAQGVRAAHIIDGRLPHSLLLEIFTDTGIGSMIVASGFAR, from the coding sequence ATGACTACTTACGAGATCGAAACTACTCACCAGGATGCTGCCCTCCGTGCTCAGATTCTGAGTGAAGCGTTGCCCTACATTCAGCAGTTTGCTGGCAAAACGATCGTCGTCAAGTATGGTGGCGCGGCTATGAAGGACAGCATCCTGAAGGATCAGGTGATTCGGGATGTGGTCTTTATGTCCTGTGTAGGATTGCGTCCGGTCTTGGTACATGGAGGAGGGCCAGAAATTAATACGTGGCTGGATAAGCTGGGGATCGAGGCGCAGTTCAAAAATGGCCTGCGAGTCACCGATGCACCTACGATGGAAGTGGTGGAAATGGTGTTGGTGGGCCGGGTGAATAAGGAAATTGTGTCCCTGATTAACCAGGAAGGGGGATCGGCAGTCGGCATTTGCGGCAAAGACGGCAATCTGATTACAGCCCGTCCCTCAGATGCGGAAGGAGTGGGGTTTGTGGGAGAGGTGCAGACCGTTAATACCAGGCTGGTAGAAGCCCTGGTCAATTCGGGCCATATTCCGGTGATCTCCAGTGTGGCTGCTGACGAAACGGGACAACCTTACAACATTAATGCCGATACTGTAGCTGGAGAAATTGCCGCTGCTTTGGGAGCCGAAAAATTAATCCTATTAACCGACACCGCAGGCATTTTGCGAGATTACAAAGACCGCTCAACCCTGATTCCCCGCCTGGATATTTCCGATGCTCGCAGGTTAATCGAGGAAGGAGTAGTATCTGGTGGCATGATTCCCAAAGTCAATTGCTGTGTGCGATCGCTGGCCCAGGGAGTCCGTGCCGCCCATATCATCGACGGTCGCCTCCCCCACTCTCTGCTCCTGGAAATCTTCACCGACACCGGGATCGGCTCGATGATTGTGGCATCAGGGTTTGCAAGATAG